The Hymenobacter monticola DNA segment GCTCGGTCACCGCCCATTTCAGGTTGGCATCTTCCGGGGTGGTGAGCGTGAGCTTGGCGCCCTTGATGGGAGTATTGGTGGCGTAGTCCGAGAGGAACAGGCGCAAATCGGCGGGCTTGCCCCCTTCCAGGGGCTCGTAGCGCAGCAGCGCCTCGAACTGCTCGGAGAGCGCGGCCACCGAAAACGAGGTCGCGCCGGCCGCCGTGCCCGCTTTGGGTCCGTCGCCGTGGTCCTCGCCCCCGTGGGCGTAGGCCGTGCCGCATAGCAGCAGGCCCAGCAGCATAATGAGGAGTTGTTTCATGATGGTTGACGGTTATTCGCCCCGCAGGTAGTTAAGCTCGACCAAAGCCTGGCGGTAGTCGCGGATGGTGGTCAGGTAGGTATTCTGGATGGCAAAGGCCTGGTTCAGGCTCAAAATGAGCTGCAGGTAACTCACTTCCCCGGCCCGGAACAGGCGCTGGGACTGGCTGATGATGGCCCGCGACTGGGGCAGGCCAGTCTGCTCGTAGTAGCCCAGCGAGGCCGAGAATTTGCGCGTATCGGCCACGGCTTGCTGGTATTGAGTGCTGAGCTCCAGGCGCTGGGCCTGCAACTGGTAGCTGGCCGCTTGGGAGCGGGCCGTGGCTGCCTGCAGCTGCGAGCGGTAAGTCCAGAACCAAATGGGCACCGACACCCCAAATTGGAAGCGGTACTTTAGGGCTGAGTTCTCAAACGCCTGGTTCTGATAGCCCACCGTCAGAGCCGGCGTACGCCGGGCCCGCACCAGACTGATGCCCGATTGGCTGAGGGCTACGTTTTGGGTGGCAGCGGCCAAAGTGGGGCTGCGCACCAGGGCGCTGCTGTCTTCGGCGGGCAGGCCCGCGAGGAGCGCCGTGCTCGTTTGGACCAGCTCCGCGCCGGTGCGGCCCAGGTCGGTGCTGGTAGCCAGGGCTTCGCCGGGTCGGCCGAGCAGCAAACCCAAACGGCGTTGGGCGGCCTGGCGGTCGGCGGTGGCTTGCTGCAGCAGCACGGTCACCTGCCGGGCTTCGGCGTCGGTGCTGATGCGCTGCAGCGAGGTGACTTCGCCGGCCGTAAACAGGCGCTCAGTGGCCACCCGCAATACCCGGAACAAGCTGTCTTGGTAGGTGAGCTGCCGCACCTGCGCTTCGGCAAACTGCAGGCTCAGGTAGGCCAAACGCGTGTCGCGCAGCACGCTGGCCCGGCTCACGTCGCGGTTGCGCTCGGCCAGGGTGATACCGGCTTGTGCCACGCGGGACTGCTGGCGGTACACGTTGGGCAGGTCGATGGTTTGCACCACGCCCGGAGCCCACATCTCGCCCGTGGGAGCCGAAAACAGAAAGTCCGGGTTGGCGGGCGCAAACGAGCCGCGCTTGAGGGCGCGCTGCTCCTCGATTTCGCGGTCTGACTGCCGCAGCCGCGGATGCCGGCGCAGGGCCTGGGCCTCGGCACTATCCAGGCCGATAACGGTTTGCGCGCGCACCACGGCCGGGCTCAGTGCGAGGAGCACCAGGGTCAGCATCAATCGGTTCACCACGCGTTTCATTTTCAAATACTTCATATAATCAGGTTGAAGCCAGTCATAGGGCCGCCCACCGTTGCAGCAGCAGACGGCCCAAGACGGAGAAGGCCCGGACGCACTGCGTCCGAAAAACAGGCTCCGCCTAGGCTTTTTTGACCAGGGCCATGCCGCACTTGGGGCAGCTACCGGGCTTGTCGCTGGCACTGCCTTCGCAGTTCATGGGGCAGGTGTAGGCGGCCGACACGGTCTTGCTGGCCTTGGCGGCCGTGTCCAGCTTGTCGAAGCGCACGTTCAGGGCCTCGCTGCCGTTTTTCAGGCTCACGATGGCGGTGCGGGCTTTGGCGCCGGCGGGCAGCTTGGCCACCACGTAGTCGGTGCCGCCAGCCGTCAGCGGCACGGTGGCCGTCTTGTTGTCGGTGGTCTGTACCATCACCGAACCCGTCAATGTCTTATTGGACACGGCGGCCATCTTGTCGCCCAACAGGTAGATGCGCAGCTCAGTGGGCTGCTGCACCAGCTCCATGTGGTAGGGCTTGGCCGAACGCACCATGCCGCCGTGCGGAGCACTGTGGGCGTGGGTTTCGCCGGGAGCAATGTGCTTATCCGCTGCACCGGCGCCGTGGGCGTGCTGAGCCTGCGAGGCCAGGGGTGCGAGGGCGAAAAGAGCGGCGGCAACGAATGAAATCTTTACAATCTTCATGGGAAACGGGTAATTGATATGGTGGGGATGGGTGAGAATAGGCACAAGTCGCGCCCGCCAACCGGCGGTGCGACCTGCCTCCCGGGCATTACATCTTGTCGGTGTTCTGGTCGTGCCAGGCCTTGAAATCGGCGATTTCCTTCTCCTGGGCGGTAATCATCATCTGCGCCATCTCCTTGAGCTTGGTGTCCTTGCCGTGGGCCAGTTCGGCTTTGGCCATGTCCACGGCGCTCTGGTGATGCACCGTCATCATCATGTTGAAGTTCATGTCTGGGTTGGCCACCATGGGGGGCATGTTCTTCATCATGCCATCCATCGAGGCCTTCATCTTGCTGGTGAAGGGGTCGGCCGGGTCGTTGGGTTTGTAGTTGGTCGGGGCGCTGTCCAAGCGGGTGGCCACGGCTTCGAGCTCGGTGATTTCTTTAAGTTGGTCGGCTTTGATTTTCTCGGCCATCTGGCGCATGGTGGCGTCCTTGCCGTCGCGCAACTGAATGTCGGCCATGGCCACGGCGCCCTTGTGGTGCTCCAGCATGTGGTGAGCGAAGTCGTGGTCAGTATTGCCTTTGGGCTTGCTGGCCTCCATCTTCTGCATCATCTCATTCATCGAGGCCATCAGCGGGGAGTCACCGCCCGCGGCGCTGCCCGTAGCCCCGGCCGAGTGGTCCATGCCGGCCATGTCACCGGAGGCGGCGCCTTCCGTAGTGGGCGTTTCAGTGGTCATGGCCGTCGAATCGGCGGTCTTGTCACTGCTGCAGCTGGCCACCAGCAGGGAGCCCGAGCAGAGGGCGGCGAGGAAAAAAGCGGACTTTTTCATGGGTTTGGTTGGGTTAGTGGAAAAATGAAATGGGGAAGCAGGGATGGGGCTAAGCCTGCACGCTAGGCTTTCACGTTGATGGTGAAGTCGCCGGTGTGAATCTTGCCCGCGTGGTTGAACTGCAGGAAGACGCGGTAGAGGCCGGGCTTTTCGAAGTTGGTGTTAAAGCCGATGTTGGGTCCCTTGTCGGCCTGGTCGTTGGGGTGCACGTGCAGGTATTGCTCGGTGTCCTCGCTGATGACCACCACGTGGCCCAGCGCGCCGAGATAATTAGCGAGGTCCGTCACCGGCTGCCCGCCCTGGGTAATGTTGATTTTCATGCCCAGCAGTTGGCCCACTTTCAGGTCTTTGTCAAATGAGAGGGTGGCCTGGTAGCCGTCCTTTTCCCACTGCATGTCGTCGTTCTTGAACTTGACCGGGGCATACGCCGCGCCCTTCACTGTGAGGGGCTGGCGGCCCAGTTGGTGGCCCGAGCCGGTGGGTGTGTAATCCTGGAACAGCACGTAGTCGCCACCCTTGGGGAAGGTGTACTGGACTTTGTAGTCGCCGGCCGCCGTGTACTCGGGGTGTTCGTGGTAGAACTGGCCCAGGTCCTTGGAAACGATAATGAGGTGAATCTTCTTCTCGTGCACCACAGCCAGGGGCACCGGGGCCGACTCATTGCCCGTTTCGCGGGGCGTGAAAGCCAGGGTGGTGGGCTGCCCGGCGGTTACTTCCGTCGGCGTAGGCACGAGCTTCATCTCGTAGGTTTTGCCGTTGGCCACCTTGTCGTTGTGCTCCAGGTTCATGCCGCACTTGGGGCACTTGTCGCCTTCCTTGGTGCTGGTGACTTCGGGGTGCATGGGGCAGGCGTAGGTGTGGCCGCCGCCGTGCTCGGCGGTGCCCTCGGCCGGGCCGTTGGTGGGCGTAGTGACGGTGTCAGTGGTTTTGCTGGACTCCGTTTCGGACGAGCAGCTGGTGACGGTGAGGATGCCGGCCAAGGCCAGCAGGGAAAGCGGTATGCGGTGCATAAAAAGAGAATGGGGTTGAACAGAATGGGGGGCTACACCGAGTAGCCCAGGGTGCTGTTGCCGGGCGGCTAGGCATGCCACTGCTGCCAGAGCACGAAGCCCAGCACGGTGGCCACTACGGCGTAGAGCAGGTAAGAAAGCAGACGACGAACCGGGCCTTTGGGGGCGGGTGCGCCCGCTTCTTCGCAACAACTCTTCATTGTTGGGCGGGATAAAACCAGGAAGATGAGGGAGGGGGCGCAGCCAGGCGCCGGGCGGACACGCCAACGCAAAGGCTCGCCCCAGACATAGCAGCGCTATGCCAGGGCGAGCCTTGGGCACGTCAAATCAATCAGACCGTCAGGGACTGAATAAAGATTCGGATGTCGGGTATTTTGGGGGGCAGGTGCTCGCCGGGCACCAGAACGACCGCATGGGTACGGTCCCACTGTCCGGCCGCGGGCCGGAAAAAGAAGTCGCTACTGGCCGGCAGCAGCGCCGGCGCGGACGCGAGCAGCTGCTTTTCGCCGGGCGTGGCGAGCGACTTAAGAATAGCGGCCGAGTTGTCTTTGCAGCAGTCATCCTGGCCCGCGGGCTTGGAACTGTGCTTGGCATGGTCATGCTTGCCCTTCGTGGACTGCTGCTGGGCCGGGCCTTTGCCGTGACCGTGGCAGCCGGGATGCGAAGGCTTCTGCGGCGGGGTGACCTTGGCCATCGGCGCCGCAACCACCGGGTTGATGGTCGCGCAGTAGCACTGGCCCACGAACACGTTGACGAAGACGAGCAGGAAGCTCGTCGCCAGCAAACGGCGGAAAGGGAACAGGCTACGGAACATGAGAGGCGCTAAGCAACCGCAAAAGTAGACTTCTCTACGAAAAGGCGGTACCGCCTATTTACCCCATTTTTAAATAAAGAGTTTCCGGGCCGTTCCCGCGGCAGGCCGCTGAGCCTCCAAAAAAGGACCGCAAAGAGCCACCAGGCACTTTTAAGCGGCGGTTAGCCGAAATGCTCCCAATTGATGACCGCAAAATTATGCAAGCCTTCGGCCGGATTATGTAAATCCATTGCCGGCCCTCTACGTGCAAATTATGCAAGTTTCAGGTGGGATTCCGTACCAACCCCGCCGCAGGTGCGCCGTTCCTTTGTAAGGAGCTTTCTAGCCCGGGGAACATTGTGTTTTCCGGCCCAATGCAGCACTACAGCTGCTTATTTCTATGGAACCAACAACCAAGACCGAAACCCTCGACATTGAAGGCATGACCTGCGCGTCGTGCGCCTCCTTCGTCGAAAAGTCCCTGACCCGCACGCCCGGCGTGCAGCGGGCCATGGTCAATTTCGCCACCGAAAAAGCCACCATTGACTATCTGCCGACGCAGGCCACCCCGGCCACCTTAAAAGAGGCCGTAATCAAGGCGGGCTACGGCGTGACCGAGCGGACCCCCGATACGTCAGCCGCGGACCGACAGGCCGAAATCGACCAGCAGAAAGCCCTGGCTTATACTAAGCTCAAGCGCCGCTTTTGGGTAGCCACGGTGCTGGCCATTGTCATCATGCCCCTGAGCATGCTAATGCTCTGGCCCGCGATGATGGCACGCGTGAACATGCAGTGGCTGAATTATGGCCTGCTGGTGCTCACGCTGCCGGTGCTGCTGTATAGCGGACGCGAGTTCTATACTTCGGCCTGGAACGGCTTCAAGCACCGGGCCGCCAACATGGATACGCTGATTGCCGTGGGCACCGGCGCGGCTTTCCTCTACAGCCTCGCGGCCACGGTGGTGCCGGGCTGGTTTATGCGTCAGGGCATCATGCCCGAAGTGTATTACGACACCACGGCCACCATCATAGCCCTGATTCTGCTGGGCAAGGTGCTGGAGCTGCGGGCCAAAACGCAAACATCTGCGGCCATCAAGGCCCTGATGGGTTTGCAGGCGAAGACGGCCCGGGTGGTGCGCCCCGACGGCCAGGAAGTCGATGTGCCCATTGAGCAGGTGCAGCTTAACGACCTCATCGTGGTGCGTCCCGGCGAGAAAGTGGCTACTGATGGAGTCATTGAGGAAGGCCACTCGGCGGTGGACGAGGCCATGCTCACGGGCGAAAGCCTGCCGGTGGAAAAGAAAACCGGTGACCCGGTGTTCGGAGCCACGCTGAATAAGACCGGTTCCTTCCGCTTCCGGGTGACCAAGGTGGGCGTCGACACCATGCTCTCGCAGATTGTCAAGCTGGTAGAAGACGCCCAGGGTAGCCGCGCCCCGATTCAGCGGCTGGCCGACAAAGTCAGCGCCATTTTTGTGCCCACGGTGGTGGTCATTGCCATTCTCACCTTTGTGCTATGGTTTGACTTGGCGCCCGTGGAAGCGCGTCTGCCCTTGGCCCTGGTCAACTTCGTGGCGGTGCTCATCATTGCCTGCCCGTGTGCGCTGGGGCTGGCTACGCCCACCGCCATCATGGTCAGCACCGGCAAGGGCGCCGAGCACGGCGTGTTGATTCGCAACGCCGAGGCGCTGGAGAAAGCCCACCAGGTCAACACCGTGCTGCTGGACAAAACCGGCACCATTACCCGCGGGGAGCCCGCCGTGACGGACTTTGTGCCGGCCGAGGGCCAGGATGCTGCCCAGCTGCTGCAGGTCGTAGCGGCCGTGGAGCGTCAATCGGAGCACCCGCTGGCCGAGGCCGTGGTGCGCTACGCTGACGCGCAGGCAGCCACTGCCATTGCCGCCACGGGGTTCCAAGCCATCGAAGGCAAAGGGGCGCAGGCGTCCGTGAACGGGCAGGCAGTGCTCATCGGTAACTTCCGCCTGCTCGATGAGGCCGGTATTTCGCTTTCACCCCTGGTGCGCCGGCAGGCTGACGAGCTGCTTGGCCAAGCCAAGACCGTTCTCTACATTGCCGTGGGCGGAAAGGCAGCGGGTGTTATCGGGGTAGCTGATACAGTCCGCGAAACGTCGGCGGTGGCCATCAAACGGCTGCAAAGCATGGGCCTGGAAGTGGTGATGATGACCGGCGACAACCCCCAGACCGCGGCGCAGGTAGCCGGCCAGGTCGGCATCAAGCGCTACTTCGCCGAGGTGCTGCCCGCCGACAAAGCCGGTAAGGTGAAGGAGCTGCAGGCTGAGGGCCGCATCGTGGCCATGGTGGGCGACGGCATCAACGACGCGCCCGCCCTCGCGCAGGCCGACATTGGCTTGGCCATGGGTGGCGGCACCGACGTGGCCATGGAAGCGGCGGGCATCACACTCATGCGCTCGGATTTGCAGGGGGTGGTCACGGCCATTGAGCTCTCGCGCCAGACCATCCGCACCATCAAGCAGAACCTGTTTTTTGCCTTCATCTACAATACGCTGGGCATTCCTATTGCGGCGGGCCTTCTGTATCCCTTCTTCGGCATTTTGCTTTCGCCCATGCTGGCGGCCGGTGCCATGGCCCTGAGCTCGGTATCGGTGCTCACCAACTCGCTGCGCCTGCGCAGCTTCTCCCCCGCTAAAAACTAAGTTATGGACAGCTCCGAAATCATTGTGACGCTGACGGGCCTGGCCCTGTCGGCCTTCGTTATCTGGTACTTCTTCTTTTCCACCCGCCAGACGGCCAGCGCCGTTTCCACCTCCAGCGGGGTGCAGGAAGTGGACATTACTGTCAAAGGCGGCTACTCGCCCGACGTGATTGAAGTCGAGCGCGGCAAGCCCGTGCAGCTGAGCTTCTACCGCGACGAGGAAAACAGCTGCTCGGAGGAGCTGCTGATGCCCGACTTCAGCATCCGCCGCGACCTGCCCGCCTTTAAAACCACCCTGGTGGAGCTGCTGCCCCAGCAGGCCGGTACCTTTACGTTCACCTGCGGTATGGGCATGCTGCGCGGTAGCTTAGTCGTCAAATAGATGCCGCTCATGAACTCCCAACTCCGCTCCGGCTTCACGCTGCCCGCCCCCGGTACCCACCGGCTGCTGATTAAGAATATGGTGTGCCCCCAGTGCATCCGGGTGGTGACGGAAGACCTGACCGCCCTGGGCCTGCAGGTGCACCGTGTGGTGCTGGGCGAGGCCGACGTGACCACGGCCGACGGCCAGGAGCCCGACCTGGAACCCGTGCGTGCTAGCCTGCTGGCGGCGGGCTTTGCCCTGCTCGAAGACCCGCGGGCCCAACTGGTGGAGCAGATTAAGACCCTGCTCGTGACGCTCATTCACTACCCCGAGCCGGGCCCGCGCCTGCTGACCTATTCGGATTATCTGGTCCAGCACCTGGGGCGCGACTATCATTATTTGTCGCACCTGTTTTCGTCGGAGGAAGGCCTGACCATCGAGAAGTTCATCATCCGCCAGAAGGTGGAGCGGGCCAAGGAGCTCATCGGCTACGGCGAGCTGAGCATTGCTCAGGTGGCCGGGCAGCTGGGCTACAGCTCCCCGGCCCATCTCTCGCGGCAGTTCGGGCAGGTGACGGGCCTGACGCCCTCTGAGTTTCAGCGGCTCGGACCCGCCAGCCACGCCCGGCGCAGCCTGGATTCGCTGCTGTAGCCTTCGAAATTATGCAAGGAAAAAGGCCAACGGTGTAAAAACCGGGCGGGTAGGCTGGGCGTTTATAATGCTCACCATCAGACCCCACCGACCGTGAGCATGAACCGCTTATTCCGTTTGCCTATTCTATCCCTGCTTGTGCTTGTTTCCCTGTTTTCGGCCTGCAAAGACCACGACATGGACGACATGAAGCACGACAGTCCGTTGATGAAAATCATGATGGACATGATGACCCAGATGGACGCGCAGGCCAAAACCCAGGACCCCGACCACGACTTCGCCGCCCAGATGGTGCTGCACCACGACGCGGCCATCAAGATGAGCGAGGAAGAACTCCGGGCGGGCAGCAACCAGGAGATGAAAACCATCGCCCAGGACGTGATTACCAAGCAACGCGCCGAAATCACGCAGTTCAACACTTTCCTGAGTGGGCACCAGCCCATGCAGCCGCTGGTGCCGCAGTTCAA contains these protein-coding regions:
- a CDS encoding TolC family protein is translated as MKYLKMKRVVNRLMLTLVLLALSPAVVRAQTVIGLDSAEAQALRRHPRLRQSDREIEEQRALKRGSFAPANPDFLFSAPTGEMWAPGVVQTIDLPNVYRQQSRVAQAGITLAERNRDVSRASVLRDTRLAYLSLQFAEAQVRQLTYQDSLFRVLRVATERLFTAGEVTSLQRISTDAEARQVTVLLQQATADRQAAQRRLGLLLGRPGEALATSTDLGRTGAELVQTSTALLAGLPAEDSSALVRSPTLAAATQNVALSQSGISLVRARRTPALTVGYQNQAFENSALKYRFQFGVSVPIWFWTYRSQLQAATARSQAASYQLQAQRLELSTQYQQAVADTRKFSASLGYYEQTGLPQSRAIISQSQRLFRAGEVSYLQLILSLNQAFAIQNTYLTTIRDYRQALVELNYLRGE
- a CDS encoding DUF305 domain-containing protein: MKKSAFFLAALCSGSLLVASCSSDKTADSTAMTTETPTTEGAASGDMAGMDHSAGATGSAAGGDSPLMASMNEMMQKMEASKPKGNTDHDFAHHMLEHHKGAVAMADIQLRDGKDATMRQMAEKIKADQLKEITELEAVATRLDSAPTNYKPNDPADPFTSKMKASMDGMMKNMPPMVANPDMNFNMMMTVHHQSAVDMAKAELAHGKDTKLKEMAQMMITAQEKEIADFKAWHDQNTDKM
- a CDS encoding heavy metal-binding domain-containing protein, whose product is MHRIPLSLLALAGILTVTSCSSETESSKTTDTVTTPTNGPAEGTAEHGGGHTYACPMHPEVTSTKEGDKCPKCGMNLEHNDKVANGKTYEMKLVPTPTEVTAGQPTTLAFTPRETGNESAPVPLAVVHEKKIHLIIVSKDLGQFYHEHPEYTAAGDYKVQYTFPKGGDYVLFQDYTPTGSGHQLGRQPLTVKGAAYAPVKFKNDDMQWEKDGYQATLSFDKDLKVGQLLGMKINITQGGQPVTDLANYLGALGHVVVISEDTEQYLHVHPNDQADKGPNIGFNTNFEKPGLYRVFLQFNHAGKIHTGDFTINVKA
- a CDS encoding cupredoxin domain-containing protein, with amino-acid sequence MDSSEIIVTLTGLALSAFVIWYFFFSTRQTASAVSTSSGVQEVDITVKGGYSPDVIEVERGKPVQLSFYRDEENSCSEELLMPDFSIRRDLPAFKTTLVELLPQQAGTFTFTCGMGMLRGSLVVK
- a CDS encoding helix-turn-helix domain-containing protein, with the protein product MNSQLRSGFTLPAPGTHRLLIKNMVCPQCIRVVTEDLTALGLQVHRVVLGEADVTTADGQEPDLEPVRASLLAAGFALLEDPRAQLVEQIKTLLVTLIHYPEPGPRLLTYSDYLVQHLGRDYHYLSHLFSSEEGLTIEKFIIRQKVERAKELIGYGELSIAQVAGQLGYSSPAHLSRQFGQVTGLTPSEFQRLGPASHARRSLDSLL
- a CDS encoding heavy metal-binding domain-containing protein, with the protein product MKIVKISFVAAALFALAPLASQAQHAHGAGAADKHIAPGETHAHSAPHGGMVRSAKPYHMELVQQPTELRIYLLGDKMAAVSNKTLTGSVMVQTTDNKTATVPLTAGGTDYVVAKLPAGAKARTAIVSLKNGSEALNVRFDKLDTAAKASKTVSAAYTCPMNCEGSASDKPGSCPKCGMALVKKA
- a CDS encoding heavy metal translocating P-type ATPase; this translates as MEPTTKTETLDIEGMTCASCASFVEKSLTRTPGVQRAMVNFATEKATIDYLPTQATPATLKEAVIKAGYGVTERTPDTSAADRQAEIDQQKALAYTKLKRRFWVATVLAIVIMPLSMLMLWPAMMARVNMQWLNYGLLVLTLPVLLYSGREFYTSAWNGFKHRAANMDTLIAVGTGAAFLYSLAATVVPGWFMRQGIMPEVYYDTTATIIALILLGKVLELRAKTQTSAAIKALMGLQAKTARVVRPDGQEVDVPIEQVQLNDLIVVRPGEKVATDGVIEEGHSAVDEAMLTGESLPVEKKTGDPVFGATLNKTGSFRFRVTKVGVDTMLSQIVKLVEDAQGSRAPIQRLADKVSAIFVPTVVVIAILTFVLWFDLAPVEARLPLALVNFVAVLIIACPCALGLATPTAIMVSTGKGAEHGVLIRNAEALEKAHQVNTVLLDKTGTITRGEPAVTDFVPAEGQDAAQLLQVVAAVERQSEHPLAEAVVRYADAQAATAIAATGFQAIEGKGAQASVNGQAVLIGNFRLLDEAGISLSPLVRRQADELLGQAKTVLYIAVGGKAAGVIGVADTVRETSAVAIKRLQSMGLEVVMMTGDNPQTAAQVAGQVGIKRYFAEVLPADKAGKVKELQAEGRIVAMVGDGINDAPALAQADIGLAMGGGTDVAMEAAGITLMRSDLQGVVTAIELSRQTIRTIKQNLFFAFIYNTLGIPIAAGLLYPFFGILLSPMLAAGAMALSSVSVLTNSLRLRSFSPAKN
- a CDS encoding DUF305 domain-containing protein, whose amino-acid sequence is MLVSLFSACKDHDMDDMKHDSPLMKIMMDMMTQMDAQAKTQDPDHDFAAQMVLHHDAAIKMSEEELRAGSNQEMKTIAQDVITKQRAEITQFNTFLSGHQPMQPLVPQFNQIQKTNMDRMMAASNARAMTMRTDLDYAQMMVDHHQAAIDNSEALLQHGRNATMRQLAQAIITDQRQEIATLQNWISRNR